acacgtatctacctctcactaggatatgaccacaccctctccccctaccagagggacggggtaggagcgtgaccggaaaataattttcttcaaattcCACAACTTTGTGATCACCAGTAAGGCTTTCCAGAAGAGAATTTCGGATGGATTGGCCTCCTTGGACCTAGCTCTTGGCTGCCCTGGCGCTTTGGGTAGATGCTGACATCAGCACAATTGACGAATGTCTCCTGAGGTCCACACCCGTTGGCCCCTGATCCATCCGGACAGGTTCCCCAGGTGTTCCCtggaacatttagagagagagattagagactGCGGAGTCTCATAGATAGAAGAGACATGTACAATTAATCTATTCAGTTAAGAGAGACATGTTTTAAACAAGGAGACTCACCCACGACCCAAGTCCACTGCAGGAGGCAGTGGCTGCAGGAGAGACGGTCGGGCAGTTTGACGTGGACGGTGTGGCTTCCTCGGACGTGGCCCTCCAAGTAGTACCTGGAACCGGATCCGTCGGCCATTTGCAGGAGCTGTTTGTCGAGGCACCTCTGCGAGTCTTCTGCTTGAGGGTTGTTGTTGTTGCACAGACGGAACTCGTACCAGCCCTGTACCGGACGGGAACACAGAGGAAAACATTAAATGCCAAAGTCGGTGAAGACGAAGACCTTAAGAGTTTCTTTTATGTTGGTTTTACATTTGACTGACAATGTTCTTGGGTACAGACCTTGTGGTCGGCAGAAAGGTGGATAGTGACAGGGACGACTTGACCCTCTGTGTAGTTAGCCGTGATGACCCCTTGACCAAATTGTCCCCCTCGTTCGTGGGGGTCGAGGCTGAGGTAGACTCCAGTCGTCTCCACACACGCCACATCGTCCTCCGTTCGAGAAATGCAGTTTCTGGAAGACAAGGTCAAGTATTTGTCTTGAAAATCAAAGATATTGTTTAACAAGATACATAGTAAGATAGTTAAGATAATCGAATGAAATATCTTCGTAAATAAGTATCTTTATCTTTGAAATGTGAATACATTGTTTAGGGACCATTACCTCTCGACCTCCACAAAAGAGTTCGTTGTCTCCGTAATTGGGCGTCGTGTCGAAGCCAAACCTCCAGGCAGAATTACGGGCGGCGGGCGACGTCATGTACCCATGTCCGCTCACTGATGGGTAGAAAAGCGCCCATGACAGGAGCACCACCTGTGGGAAGGCATCACTAAGGTTACTCCTAAATGGACATTCCTTAATATGAagttaaaatatgattattatctTATTAACCTCAATTTATGTTAATCAGGACGACATTGTGGAATCGTCCAAACAAACCTTGAATGTGCTGAGCATTTTCTGTCTTCGAAGGAACCAAAACACGAAGGCAATCTGTCgaagcctcttcttcttcttgtcctttTGAAGTGATGCCGTTTGGGAGGTTGGTCTTCTTTATATAGGAAAAAGGAGTTATTCATGACGTCGAATTAATGGAAAGGAGGAAATCGGACAGACTGAAATCCTTTCCCTACCTGAAGAAGTCCCAAATCAGTTTTCTCCTCCTCTTCCGGTATCCCAAAAGGATCGAGGTGTGGTCCACCATCGCCCTCATTTCGGGAACCAAAATAAAGACGCATAAACACTTGGCTGTGATCGACGTCAATTCATTCGAGAAATGGCGAAAATATTTCACCTTTTTTCTTTCAATGAATTTCTGGATGAGGAAATGGATTCAATCATTGCGTCGAAGATGtgcaggaactctctctctctctctctctctctctctctctctctctctctctctctctctctctctctctctctctattattattattattattattatttttgttattattattattacttggtaagttacaaccctagttggaaaatcaggatgttataagcccagaggctccaacagggaaaatggcccagtgagcaaaggaaacaagaaaacagtaaaataaatatttcctatataaactataaaaactttaacaaaacaagaggaagagaaataagatagaatagtgtgcccgagtgtaccctcaagcaggagaactctaacccaagaccgtggaagaccatggtacagaggctatggcactgcccaagactagagaacaatggtttgattttggattgtccttctcctagaagagctgcttactatagctaaagagtcccttctaccctaccaagaggaaagtaaccgctgaacaatgggagaagaattgtttggtaacctcagtgttgtcaggtgtacgaggacagaggagaatatgtaaagaataggctagactattcgatgtatgtgtaggcaaaggaaaaatgaaccgtaatcagggagaaggatccaatgtagtgctgtcaggccagtcaaaggaccccataactctctagcggtagtatctcaacgggcggctggtgccctggccaacctactacctactaatcaGACTTAAATTGAGGGAACACTAAAGAAcggaaaaagcatcaaattgatgaaaagatgaatTGCAACAGAGTACCAAAAGATGGTCTTTCTGTGGCTGTCCACACCAGCAAATTTCTtaaatcgtcaatccatcgtcttctcttccttcccctctttcTGTAGTCAGCCTTCTccgtctccatatatatatatatatatatatatatatatatatatatatatatatatatatttcgattcgGTGGGATGGTTCGAATCCTGATTAAGTAAGAATCACTTATCCCCAAGTGAAATCGAGtttagaaaaggacactccaaaatcataccattgttctctggttttgggtagtgccatagcctctgtaccatgggcttccaatgtcttgggttagagttctcctgcttgagggtacactcgggcacactattctctctaatttctcttcctcttgttttgttaaagtttttatagtttatatagaaaatatctatttcaatgttgttactgttcttaaaatattatattttttcttgttttatatcctcactgggctattttccctgttgcggccctgggctcatagcatcctgcttttccaactagaattgtagcttagttgatgtcagctacccccccaaaattgggcgaagtgccttggtatatgtatgtaagtaagtaggtaataataataataataataatagtaataataataataataataataataataataataaatagtaataataaaaataataataataataataataataataataataataataatgataatgataataataataataataattataataataataataataataataatattaataaaaataataataataataataacgataataataataataataatattaataataatgataataataataatgataataataataatagtaataataataataataataataataataataataatgataataataataacatgaaaactaAGTGTTTTATCTCGCTctcgagcgtgtgtgtgtgtatgtgtgtgtgtctgtctgtctgtgtgcgcgcgcgcgtgtgtatgtttgATTCCACACCTCCTCTATGAAATCCTTGGATAGGTTTGCCGAAGTAATTAGGAACTATACAATGACTTTCCCTCCAGTCGCAAGTGACGTCATTGAACCACgggcgtcaatgacctccgatgtcaggatgccaaagaattctatgtcaatcattattattattattattactgtagtgtttgcgacccgtcagaaatgactgttaaatatctagatatgcacaTGGCCGTAGTCGCACCCCTCTCTTATcagggtatgaccactctctctctctctctctctctctctctctctctctctctctctctctctctctcctacctgaggaatctctctctctctctctctgtctctctctatctctctctctctctctctctctctctctctctctctctctctctctctctctctctctcctacctgagGAATGGGAGATCTGAGCGTGACCgaagaggaattatatatatatatatatatatatatatatatgtatgtatatatgtatatgtatatgtatatatatatatatatatatatatatatatatatatatatatatatatataggctatatacagtacatatatataaatatgtatatacaaatatatatttatatatataaatatatctatatatatatatatatatatatatatatatatatatagccagacacttgctctttattatacaacgaaattattattattattattattattattattattattattattattattattattaatattattattattcacaactgCAGTATCGTTTAATCAAATGATCCAAAACTTCGATATATCGCAAAATAATTTTCAACAAAACAGAAaatctataaaaaaggaaaataaattgtaCGAAATATTAATGAAAACTTACAAAAAATCAATCAAACAGATTAgatctaaaatataaaaacatccAAAAATATCTGAAATATCACTCTAAAATGCAACGCTATTTCACTTGGTCAAATGATAATCTACCTTTGACCCTTATATATTACCTTGACCTTCTTTGACCTTACTTTGTATACAAAgttagtcatcatcatctcctcctacgcctattgaagcaaagggcctcggttagatttcgccagtcgtgtctatcttgagcttttaaatcaatacttctccactcatcatctcccacttctcacttcatagtcctcagccatataggcctaggtctctcaactcttcttgtgccttgtggagcccagctgaaactttggtgagctaatctctcttggggagtgcgaaggacatgcccaaagcatctccatctatccctcatcatgatctcatccacatatggcactcgagtaatctctcttatagtttcatttttatttgaaattgttaaTAAACTATATTGCAAAAGATTAATCGGCTTTATGCCACCAGTTTTTCATTGCCAATGTTAGAATAAATGATTAACTTGCATTTTATTAGTATTAAATTCTTTTAACTTTATCCTGCACCTTTAATTGAAATGTAAGTTGACGAATGAAGATAAGGTAGAGGACACTCTTAAGTAACATTGTAGCAGCGCCTCGTGTTACGTTATtgcaaggaaaaaaacaaaaaaaaaacaaggaagatGCGCAATGCGTGGAGGTGTCTAAATACGAGAAAAGGCGACGGAGTTATTTTTCTCAGTATTGACAATTGATCTCAAAAGATGACAGCCTCTCTGTAATCGTCAGGAAATGGTGTGTGGAGTgtggggtgggtgggggtggggggggggggggtgtgtatgGTGCCCACGGCCATAATTGCGTCCAAAGAATAGATACAAGTGGTTTACAGTCTAAAATAAGAAATGCATGCTAAGAGTGCAGAACTCCGCTACTGTAGCTTATTTcaggaaaccagcttgcctttcccagagtcaatttaAGCCGTAGTTGTATTTGAAGTCAGAGTgataaccatgtgcaaacttggggttaaggttagactTAATTTGATTGACCTTTTGCTAGaaatcgaccttgacctttgacctaggagtttcaaaattgaatcccttccacgtctcgacataacaattaatccctgaaagtttcactaatctatgaatGAAAGTATTGTACAGgaagttgatcacaaacaaacagacaaatggacagaCAGAGGCGAAAAtgtaacctcctcccaaattcgttgaGGGAGGTATTTAACATCAACCCTTTTTTAAATGTAACACGACTGTGGTGTAACTGTAGTCTAGAGAGTGAGCGCTGAACACCATCTAGTGACGAGACTCCGAACTGTTTCTCTTCCAACATTTCCAAGATTTTCGTTTATGACCTTTGAAATGAATCAGCTTCCATGAagatactagaggggcactcaagagAGGACAGACcttcgccgtggcagcttatttctcgaccttttgttcaaaattgaccttgacctttgacattaacatgtattaattggcgtggattttcaaacactcagatatgaaccaagtttgaagtcactgtgacaacgatgtccagacttatggctgattacgtgaattggacattttgtttgactgtgaccttgacccatgactttgaccttcaaaaatttaataatttccagatttttacatgagttaatccctgcaagtttcattactctacgattaaaattgtggccaggaagctgttcacaaacaaacacacacacatacacataaaaaggggcgaaaacataacctccttccaacttcgttggcggaagtaatacaCATATTACCTTTCTTCCCCTGAGGCTGGACGTCCATTGCATCATTCTGTTCTGACGTCGCAGTGAAACATTTCTCGGGAATCATCTTCGGTTTCAGTGGAAGAAAAAACCCGAACTTGCATTCGGTGTTGTTGTCTTGCGcgatcttcttctttttcttcttcttcttctcctacttattcttcttcttcttcttcttcttctccttcttcttcttcttcttcttctctttcgtaACGGGATTCTGCCTCGCTTGATTTGAATCGAGTAAATCTTTCCATTATCGTAATAGAAATGGAGATTATATTGTGACTATCATTTGAGACATTGTAAATATTCCAATATTTTCATCGGTTACTTTAAAATGAGGGTTTCAGAGATCACCTAAATACGACCTGGGTATTCACATTATCATTGCCCTCTTAAGTTTGCTGATGTTAAATATCAGTATTGTTTTGCATGTGTACCTACACATTTGTTTCAACTAGAGGTACTTATGTAGGCACTCTAATATGAACCAGTCCTGGAAAAGGAATTaactaaatatatttaattacatacataaatataaacacacacacacacacacatatatatatatacatatatatatatatatatatatatatatatatttaaatatatatatatatatatatatatatatatatatatatatatatatatatatatatatattaaaatatatatatatatatatatatatatatatatatatatatacgtatgtgtgtaaatgcctgtatatgtacacacatatacaatatacatatataggtatttacataatatatatatatatatatatatatatatatatatatatacatatatatatatatatatatatatatatatatatatatatatatatatatatactgtatataacgtggtgaaagtgtttgcatattgccatgatcagcaaagctgtaatagtcagggccaccactactcggttggtttgctgtgagcattaAGAAAAGTCTCCCATAATCCCCaatttgcactggccagcgtgatgatacaaaacaggccaaaccccagacatgtatgaGGCTTTTAGAGCGAGACATAGATTTACCTTTTGACATTTGATAAGAGATAGAAGCTCAAAACTGATATATTAGAGATATGTGTTACAGTTACAGATTGATCAACTATTTTATTCGAATTAACCAgcaactacgagagagagagagagagagagagagagagagagagagagagagagagagagagagagagagtttgaatcaACCAgtaactacaagagagagagagtttgaatcaACCAgtaactacaagagagagagagagagagagagagagagagagagagagagagagagagagagagtttgaatcaACCAgtaactacaagagagagagagagagagagagagagagagagtttgaatcaACCATtaactgcaagagagagagagagagagagagagagagagagagagagagagagtttgaatcaACCAgtaactacaagagagagagagagagagagagagagagagagagagagagagagagagagagagagagagagagagtgcctacgCATCTCCGACGCAATTATTAAAACCATTTCCTCATCCAaaaattcattgataaaaaaaggtgaaatattttCGTCATTTCTCGAATGAATTGAAGTCGATCACAGCCAAGTGTTTATGCGTGTTTATTTTGGTTCCCGAAATGAGGGCGATGGAGGACCACACCTTGATCCTTTTGGGATACCGGAAGAGGAGGAGAAAATTGATTTGGAACTTCTTCAGGTAGGGAAAGGATCTCAGTCTGTCCGATTTCCTCCTTTCCATTAATTCGACGTCATGAATAACTCCTTTTTCCTATATAAAGAAGACCAACCTTCCAAACGGCATCACTTCAaaaggacaagaagaagaagaaaaggcttCGACAGATTGCCTTCGTGTTTTGGTTCCTTCGAAGACAGACGATGCTCAGCACATTCAAGGTTTGTTTGGACGATTCCACATTGTCGTCCTGATTAACATAAATTGAGGTTAATAATATAGTAATCATATTCTAACTTCTTATTAAGGAATGTCCATTTAGGAGTAACCTTAGTGATGCCTTCCCACAGGTGGTGCTCCTGTCATGGGCGCTTTTCTACCCACCAGTGAGCGGACATGGGTACATGACGTCGCCCGCCGCCCGTAATTCTGCCTGGAGGTTTGGCTTCGACACGACGCCCAATTACGGAGACAACGAACTCTTTTGTGGAGGTCGAGAGGTAATGGTCCCTAAACAATGTATTCACATTTTAAAGATAATTGCACTTATCTACGAAGATGTAGCCTTAGTCTATGTTCACTATCTTACTATGTATCTTCTTAAACAATATCTTTGATTTTCAAGACAAATACTTGACCTTGTCTTCCAGAAACTGCATTACTCCAACGGAGGACGATGTGGCGTGTGTGGAGACGACTGGAGTCTACCTCAGCCTCGACCCCACGAACGAGGGGGACAATTTGGTCAAGGAGTCACCACGGCTAACTACACAGAGGGTCAAGTCGTCCCTGTCACTATCCACCTTTCTGCCAACCACAAGGTCTGTACCCAAGAACATTgtcagtcatcattatcatcattttgcaTAGAGTGTTGGTGCTATTCTAAGTCAGTCTGACGTAAAACTAACATAAAAGAAACTCATAAGGTCTTCGTCTTCACCGACTTCGGCATCTAACGCTTTCCTCTGTGTTCCCGTCCGGTACAGGGCTGGTACGAGTTCCGTCTGTGCAACAACAACAACCCTCAAGCAGAAGACTCGCAGAGGTGCCTCGACAAACAGCTCCTGCAAATGGCCGACGGATCCGGTTCCAGGTACTACTTGGAGGGCCACGTCCGAGGAAGCCACACCGTCCACGTCAAACTGCCCGACCGTCTCTCCTGCAGCCACTGCCTCCTGCAGTGGACTTGGGTCGTGGGTGAGTCTCCTTATTATGAAACCTGTCTCTCTTAACTGAATAGATTAATTGTACATGTCTCTTCTATCTATGAGACTCCGCAGTATCTAATCTCTGTCTCTAAATGTTCCAGGGAACACCTGGGGAACCTGTCCGGATGGATCAGAAGCCAATGGTTGTGGACCTCAGGAGACATTCGTCAATTGTGCTGACGTCAGCATCTACCCAAAGCGCCAGGGCAGCCAAGGGCCAGGTCCAAGGAGGCCAATCCATCCAAAATTTTCTCTGCGTAAACCACATTGGTGAAAAGGTCTCGCCTCTCGTCCAATGAAAACACTGATAAGATTTACAAGAGAAATAACATCTGAGACAATTCTCACATGAGTTATTCAATGGGATTTAAAACCAAGTgatatttattgtatttattatgtactatttatttgtaatttattgtatttattatgtactatttatttgtaatttattatatctattacctaaatacaattatttcataatattCTGTCTCTGTATACCGATAAATGTTTATTCCAAATATACGTCCAGTAATAAACGaattcaattatgataaatataCATCAATCTCTTTCGATACTCGAGGGAAGTCAAAGGGTTAATCAAATGAAACCATTAATTCCTGAAGTTTATAAGCACAAACCATATTGGTGAATATAAAGTATTTTCTTATGAAGAGTCAAATCAATAGGTAATGGAAAATGACATTAATGTTGATTCATTAAAGAAAATACGAGGAAGAGAATTTAGAAAGtattcattattttgaaaatattcattattagtATTTCATCTTGATcataaaaaatatgtatttgttatgtattatgtaatttataacttatatatttatttccttatttatgtaTTTTCTGGTTTCaacttatataaaatttatatcctGAATATAATATGAATCTTATACTTTTTTCATTATTCCTTCATTTATAAGATTAATGATCTAAATTGAAACTTTTAATAATCTTTAATAGAATCCGGGAAAATACATCCTCAAAGAAAACTAAAAACAGATTATTCTAataacgtgtttttcttattcttttaattttttttcgggggggggggagagtaagcGCAGTGGCCTTccctgaaggactttgctttgtccTTGCGGTAAaccatagtcccgatcggctgccctgcctgacatcgcttagaccctggtagcgtatgttcatgtgaaAGTAGAATGTACGTCGATTTTCACATATGTGATGATAATGGGTCAAATTATATTTCAAATTGGATCTAGGGTAAACCTACTGTCTACTAATCTGAcgtaaattaaggaaacactaaagaaaggaagaagcatcaagttgatgaaaagaagacttgcaaCAGAGCGCCAACAGATGGTCTTTCTGTGGCCGTTCCCACCAGCAAAATTTCTtaaatcgtcaatccatcgtcttctcttccttcccctctttctgtagtcagccttctccatctccatatatatatatatatatatatatatatatatatatatatatatatatatatatatatatatatatatatatatttatatatatatggaagaaaatcaacgcaatattgtgctcaaatagaaataaatttctacctcataccgggatcgaaccctaacaTGTTCAAATAAACGGTCAGGTTGCTTCCAACGATGcctccagaggctcaaaagaagaaggaacctaactgctaactgtatttcttttgtcttagtctaaggtttattcaaatttattattcaaagtcaagtaattatatcattttcagatcgtaacatttttgtcttaatctaagttttgtccagaccaaatattttgagtgatttatttgatttatgtaaattctttcaaaatgttgtaatttatatagaatatatttatttttgtaaagagtgtattattccaatcatcattgctTAGACTGATTGCGCtagtatcctgttaatgaatcgtagtaagtttattcgtaataataatcacccagtttggttttgagtgttcttaagagacctttggaaattcactgttttatatattgctgtctgggagttatttaactgtctcagagttcatttgataatattataaagtgtaacagttttactgTAAAAGCAAACATgtgaatttggaattcgagaggttgattaacttgccaatcATAGTATACATAatactatatgtttggttcccagtcacgaaccatagtataacatatttttggtgcccagacccgggagccctCATCATATAatagtatacagtgtatatatatatatatatatatatatatatatatatatatgtatatatatatatatatatatatatatatatatatatatatatatatatatacagagagagagagaga
The DNA window shown above is from Palaemon carinicauda isolate YSFRI2023 chromosome 29, ASM3689809v2, whole genome shotgun sequence and carries:
- the LOC137622668 gene encoding uncharacterized protein, translated to MRVYFGSRNEGDGGPHLDPFGIPEEEEKIDLELLQECPFRSNLSDAFPQVVLLSWALFYPPVSGHGYMTSPAARNSAWRFGFDTTPNYGDNELFCGGREKLHYSNGGRCGVCGDDWSLPQPRPHERGGQFGQGVTTANYTEGQVVPVTIHLSANHKGWYEFRLCNNNNPQAEDSQRCLDKQLLQMADGSGSRYYLEGHVRGSHTVHVKLPDRLSCSHCLLQWTWVVGNTWGTCPDGSEANGCGPQETFVNCADVSIYPKRQGSQGPGPRRPIHPKFSLRKPHW